The Atribacter laminatus genome contains the following window.
GCTCGCTTAGCATTTTTTGGTCCACAAGTTATGTCTGGAACGTGGGATGAAATCGCCTTATTGGAAGCTGAGCTTTTTCATTCCGATTGGGTAATTGTACCCGCACCTCTCAATATTCCAGGAGGAGCTGGTATATTCTGCGACGTCTTAACTGAGGACGAAACACATTTATTAATAAAAACCTTTTTTGGAGGAATTTGGTATTGGCGTAAAAAGCCCTATTATGCAAAGGCATTTTATAATCCAGTAAAAGATATTGAAGATTTGGAAAAGATACCTGAACCCAATTGGGAGGAGCTAAGGAAGCGTGTAAAATCGATTAAAGAGCCGATAAAAAGGTTAAAAGATCGAGGGTATTTTGTAACCATGGAAGGAAAGGGTTCTTTTGAAGCAACTTGGATGCTCTTTCGAGGTTTAGAGAATACCTGGATGGACATCGCTTCGGAACCAGATCTGGTTAAGAAAATGTCGAGACGAGCGGTAGATGCAGTTATTAAACTGGCATTAATGGTAGTTGATGAGTGTGAGGTTGATGGACTTTGGATAACCAACGATATGGGAACCCAGACAGCAGCATATTTTAGTCCAAAAAGCTATCAAGAATTGTTTAAAGAAAACGATAGGAGAATTGTCCAGGCATTACATTCGCGAGGGAAAAAGGTTATGTTTCACTCTCATGGAAATGTTATGTCACTTTTTGAAGACTTTGTTGAAGCTGGTTTTGATTCCATCGATCCACTTGATGCTTATGATGGAATGGATTTTCAATTTATTAAAGAAAAGTTTGGTAAAAAGGTTGCCCTCAAGGGGGGTATTAGTTGTACAATTGGACAGATGAAGAAAGAGGATTTATTGAAGCACATTCAAGACATAGTTACCATTGGTGGCGAGGAAAGGTTTATTCTTTCTGGTGCTGGGGGAGTTCCTCCAGAAATGAGTTTGGAAAATTTTAATGCTTATCGTGATTATATTCATCGAGCAAGAAGAGGTGATTATAAAAAATCCTAATTAATATAAAAATAAATAAGTTAATTATCTAATTTCTTTGTTATAATGAATTCCATACTATTGAAAGGAGGTTTGCTGGTAAGTATTCTGTAATGATTAAAACCCTTAGATTCGCTCAATGAGGGTGAAGAATGATAAGAGGATTTTTTAAGGAGGAAAGCAGGAATGAAAAGAATCATAGTTCTAAGTTTAATCGTCATTAGTGTTTTGTTAATTGCTATTGTACCGGCTTTTGCAGCAGAAAAGCGATTTGATGGTGTAACCTTAAAAGTCTTTGCCAACTCCCACGATCCCATGCTAAAGGCAGTAAAATGGTCAATCCCAGTAGTGAAGGAGAAATTCGGGATTGACATTTTAATGGACGAAGCCCCTTATGGAACTCAATTTGATAAAGCCATGTCGGCATTTGTAGCCCATACCGGTCAATATGATGTCATTGTTGGTGCTCATCAGTGGACGGGAGCCTGGGCAGATGGTGGTTATGTAATTCCACTGGATGATTACATAAAGAATGATCCAGAATTTGATCCATCAATTTATGTAGAAAAAGCATACCAAATAAATTCAGAGTGGAAAGGAATACAATATGCCCTTCCTTTCAACATGGAAGGCCGTTTAATGTTCTACCGGAAAGACATCTTTGAGAAAGAAGGATTTAAAGTACCGACGAATCTCGAAGAATGGCTGAACATCGTTCAGTCAATTAATAATAACCCAGAATACAAGGAAAAAGGAATCTGGGGAGCCGTTTACATGTATGCAACTGAACAGGGCATATCCTATCCTTTTGAAACTTATTTCCAAATGTTTGATTGGGATAGCGTAAAAACTGAAAATGGTTTTTGGGATGATAATTTCCAAGTCTGCATTGATAAACCAAAAATGGTTGAAGCCTTCCAATACTGGCAAGATCGTTTAAACGATATGCCTCCTGGAGTTGAAAGTTACAATCTCCCCGAAGCCTATCAATTTTATCTCGATGGAAAAGCAGCAATGACCGAGGTATGGCCGCTTACCCTTTATGGTATGCTTCTTGATCCGGCTAATGCAGATTTAAGAGCAAAAACCGGTACTGCTGATATTGCCATTGGTTATCCAATGTCAGGTGGATGGGGAATATTTATATGCGCAGACTCTAAAGTCCAGGATGCTGCTTGGGAATATATTAAATTCATGACCAATGCCGAAAATGACCTCTTTTTCTTCAAAGAATTTGGTAAAGGACCAAGCGCAAAAGCAACTTATACCGACGATTCTTTAAAGGAAACCTACGGTGATTGGCTCGAAGGACAGTCGGAAGCTATATCAAAAGCGGTTTGCTTTGGAAAAATTGCTACTATGTCAGAATTCTATGGTGGAAATTATGCAGTAATTACCAACCAGATAATGACCGGTAAGTTACCAGCTGAAGAAGGTGTCGATAAACTGATTGAAGAACTGAAAGGAATTCTTGAAAGAGCTGGTTATCCTCAGCAATAAACCCAATTCTCCAATTTAAAAAAAATAACTACGGGGAGAGAATTTTAGTTATTCTCCCCGTAGTTATTGATTAGAGGACTGCTTATGATTGAAAAAAGATTAAAATACTATTTAATATTGCCCGCTTTAATAATATTCCTGGGTTTAGCTATTTATCCGTTATTTTTTGCTTTGAGGGGAAGTTTTTTTATTTGGCGCTATGGGATGCCTGCTCAATTCGTGGGTTTAAAAAATTATATTGATCTTTTTAAATCCAGTTTTGCCTGGAATGCCTTACAAAATACCATTATATATGTTGTCCTTGCAGTCTTTTTAGAGTTGATAATTGGTTTGGTATTGGCCGTTCTTATGAATCGAGAGCTTGGTTTTTTCCGTCCGGTTGTTCGAACTGCTCTTACTATACCAATGTTTGTATCACCAATCGTGGTAGGCATTATCTGGAGGATGATTTACAATCCCCATTATGGTTTATTCAACTGGCTTTTGGGGACTCAGGGATTTGCCCCGACCGGAAATGAGTATGCTCTCTTTTTTGTTGTATTAGCTGATGTCTGGCAATGGACGCCCTTTATGTATGTTATTATTTTAGCTGCACTCCAAAGCATACCGCCTGAAATCTTAGAAGCAGGTGAAATCGATGGAACAACCGGTTGGCAAAAGTTTATTCATATTACTCTTCCCTCCATTTCTTATGCTATTGTTATTGCCCTGACACTGCGTTTTATGGATGCCACCAAAGCATTAGACCTCATTTACACCTTAACTTATGGAGGTCCAGGTGGTGGAACCGAAACCATTGGATTTCTCATCTTCCGCACGGCTTTCAACGATTTAAATATTGGATCTGCAACATCTTTTGCAATAATTTTTACCGTCGTTATGGGAATTCTTATTACCAGGTTCCTAGGATGGTTGAATAGGAGGTTCGAAATTGTTTAGACCTCGTAAAAAATCAAAAAAACAAATGGTTAATACTGCAATTATCTTAGTTATTGCCGTTTTTACCATTTTATACCTCCTACCTATTTATTGGATGGGCATCACCTCTTTTCGGCCGGAAGCAAAATCAATGTCATGGCCCCCCAACTTTTCGCCAACAGGATTAGTCTTGGATAATTATCGAGTTGTTTTTGAGCAAAAGTCGATTTTTTGGTATATCAGAAACAGTTTGATCGCATCAATAATTTCGGTTATTTTTTCGCTGGTTATTGGGTGCATAGCAGCGTTTTCTTTTGCCTTCATGCGTTGGAAGGCAAAAACCAAAACCTCTTTGCTGATATGGATCATCAGCCTGCGAATTATGCCTCCAATAGCTGCTGCCATACCTCTCTTTTTAATATTTGCCAGGCTTCGAATGATCGATACCTTTCCAGCGCTCATTCTCGCCTACACTTTTTTTAATCTCTCCTTTGTGATTTGGTTGGTTTATGGATTCTTTAAGGAGCTTCCACGGGAGATAGTCGAGGCTGGATTGATTGATGGATGTAGTTATGCCAAGCTGTTCACTCGAGTTGTTATTCCACTCACAACTCCAGGGATAATGACGGTTACTTTGTTGACTTTTATTGCGTCCTGGAACGAGTTTTTGTTCGCTGTTAAGCTCACTGCTTTTAATACTCGAACAATCCCGGTTCTTATATCTGGTTTTATGATTGACCGGGGTTTGCTCTGGGGACAGGTTAGCGCGGTTGGTTTGATTTCGATCATTCCGGTTATCATAGTCGCTCTCTTTATCCAGAGATATATTGTTTCCGGATTGACCTTCGGGGCAATTAAGTAACTTTTAAGAAGATTCTTATTTTAAAATTCCAAATACGGAGTATGATTTTCTTTTTTTATATTTATAATACTTTAAATTAATCAAGGTGGTGAAAGGACTAATTTAAAATAATTGGAATAAATGGTTATAAATATTAGGATTTGAGGAGATATTGAATGAACTCAAAAGAAAGAATTTATGCACTTTTAAATGGACAAACCATCGACAGAATTCCGGTAACACCAATATTAATGGCTTTTGCCGCTCGATTCATTGGGAAGACTTATCGTGATTATTATCTCGATTATCAAGTTTTAGTTGATAGTTACCTTGCCTGTCAAAAAGAATTTCATTTCGACATGGTGATGGCTATTTCTGATCCTTTTCGTGAAACCGAAGGGTATGGAGCGGTTTTTAGCTACCCCGATAACGGTATCCCGGTAATGAAAGAACCCCTCTTAAAAACCTTGGAGGATAGAGAAGTCAATTCTCTTCCGGTTTTGGATCCTCATCAAGCTTCAAGAATGAAAGATCGATTATTAGCCGTTAATGCTTTTCATCAAAGAGTTTCAGAGGATATTCCGATTCTTGGCTGGGTGGAGGGTCCGTTTGCCGAAGCGGCTGATTTGCGAGGAGTCCAAAATTTAATGATGGATATTATCGACCAACCGGAACAAGTGGAATCCTTGTTAAAAATAGTACTAGAAACAGAAAAAAAATTTGCTGAGGAGCAGATTAAAGCTGGAGCGGATATTATTGGGGTTGGTGATGCAGCTGCTTCGTTGCTTTCACCGAGTCTCTATAAAAAATACGTTTTACCTTTTGAACAGGAACTTTTTAGCTCTATTCATCAGTTAGGTGCCAAGGTGAAACTCCATATATGCGGAAATACTTCAGGACTTTTGCCTTACATGGCACATACCGGAGCGGATATTATTGATTTGGATTTTATGGTTAATTTGAAAGAAGCCAGGCAATATTTTGGTTCTCAAGTTTGTATATGTGGTAATGTCGATCCAGTAAGTGTCATGTTAGAAGGAACACCTGAAGATGTCCGAGAAGCGAGCCTTCGCTGTATTGAAGATGCTGGTATGCCTTTTATACTAAGTGCTGGATGTGAAATTCCGGTTGCAACTCCACCGGAAAACCTGCTGGCCCTATGTCAAGCAGTATTGTAAAACAAAAAAAATTAATCTTTATTATATCTATCGATTTATTTAAGTCATGTGAAAAAAACGCTGGAGCATCTACCTCAGGAAGATATATCGGGCATAGAAGACGCTCCAGCCACTTTATACCAATTATTAAATTAATAAATGAGCCACTGGCCGTTCACTTTTTTTAGAAGAAGCGATTCGTCATCGACCAGAAAAGTATTTTCAAAACAAACCCATTGGTTAAAAGGAGAGACACCTGACCCTCCCTGAGCTGGTGCATTAACAGCATAATCAACGAGAGGTATGGGAGGATAAGGAATCCAATAGGTGTTTTCGCAGAATCCGCAAACCTGACGACTCTCTAAAGTCACATTCGCCCATTCACCGTCAACCTTAATCTGTCCGGTATTCACTCCATATATGGGTATACTACAATTTTGACCGGTATATTCTGGTTGAGTAGTGAGAATGTCTAAGATAATTTGGTATTTGAGTTCAAAATTTTGATCGCTTGGACCGCCAGGAACCAAACAGGATTTAGCTAGGTCATGATTTTGAATTAAAAGGGCATTCCCATATCTTTCAATGAGGGCTTCAATTTCTACTCGTTCATAATCGGGAACAGTAGGAACGCAGCCAGTGGCAACAAAGATGAAACCTAAAATAGTAAGAATTATTAGAGCTCTTTTCATTTTTCTCCTCCTGAAAAATCATTCTTCTTTTTATTAATACGATTAATTATGGTTTTCGTTATCAACTTCCCTAAATAACTTCAAAGATTAGATGTTTATACATTTTTAATGCATCCATGATGGTAAAATTGATATCCTTCGAACTTTCGCCACCTACCAGAAGCGAGGAAAAGATTTAAAAATTTTAGTTGTTCCTTCTTACTTGATAGGAAAAGGTTAGGATGAGAATGAAAGTGGGACGAAGGAAAAACCTTTTTTTAAAGAAGGATAAAAAAAATCTATTCTCAGTTTTTCCAATAACCAGGGCTAACATTATTAGCCCTGGTTATTGGTATTTATCGCTTCGATTTGTAAAATCTCGATAATTCTTCCCCACATATGGAAACCAGCTAAATCATCTCGATATTGAGCTGTAAAAGCGACTTGAAGTCCATCTTGTTGAAATTCATCGGGAAGATTGATTGGATCATAATCCTCCTGATTATCACCGATAATTCCATAAAACCCACCTTCAAGGTCAATATAAGTAACCGTTCCGGTGCCGGAAAATTGATTTGGTGAACTTCCCGGCACACATCCAGTAAAAAGAAATGAAACAACCAGAATACCTATTAATACAAAAAACGAAATACTTCTTTTACCCAACAACGACAACCTCCTTTACCATATTGTCTCTTATATATACTTTGTTGAAAAAGTAAAGTTTCAAAAAGGCCTGCCGAATTGGCAGTCCAATTTTAAAACGACAGTTGATTTGCCAGGGTAATATGATAAAATAGTCTGCGCAGAGTTTAAGAAAACCATTTATGGTGAGTGTAGCTCAATTGGTCAGAGCACTGGACTGTGGCTCCAGGGGTTGGGGGTTCAAGTCCCCTCACTCACCCCAAAAGTTTTTTTAGAGCCTAAATATTAACTTCCTCTCTTTGAATTTTTCCCATAAAAACCTCTGAGTCCGTTGCTCTTAGAAAGGGGTTTTAAAATGGGAAAAACATTAAAATTACTCACCATCTTAACCTGGGAAGAGTACCTATCAGAGTTTTTTATTGAAAAGAGGGTACAAGGGTGTAGGGAAAGAACTATTCAAGACTATAAACTTCATCTTGACCTCTTTTTTCGAACTTATCAAGGTGATATCGATAATTATCATTTGTTGTGTAATAAGGTGAAGGAATATTTCTCAACTTCTACTATCGCTCCGGCAACTTTCAACATTCGAAGAGCTTACCTCAAGTCCTTTTTTTCTTATCTGGTAAATGTTGGAGTTCTTCCTAAAAACCCCATTGACTTTTCCAAGAGAAAGGATGAGGGAAGGGCCCGGAATGTTTCCCAGGATGTTTTAATTGAGCTTTTAAAACTCCCCGATAAGAAAACCTTTGCCGGTCTTCGGGACTATTGCCTTATCCTCTTAACTTTGGATACTGGAATACGCCCCCAAGAGGCTTTATCACTCCTTCCCAAGGATATAAACCTTTCCGGCCTGGAAGTTACCATTAGAAAAGAAATAGCCAAGACTAAAACCACTCGAACCGTTCCCATTTCACCACTTACCGCAACTCATATTCAAAAATTATTGAAAGTACGCCTTTCTACTTGGCATGATAATATACCGGTTTTTTGTTCCTATGAGGGAAAACCCTTTCTTGAGTCTTCCTGGGCTCACCGGTTGAAAAAGTACAGTTATCAACTTGGCCATTCCATAACTCCGTATTCCTTGCGCCATTCTTTTGCTCTTTTGTATCTCCGGAATGGTGGGAA
Protein-coding sequences here:
- a CDS encoding uroporphyrinogen decarboxylase family protein, with the translated sequence MTGYERIVAALEGKKTDILPYIDGFDCLEARLAFFGPQVMSGTWDEIALLEAELFHSDWVIVPAPLNIPGGAGIFCDVLTEDETHLLIKTFFGGIWYWRKKPYYAKAFYNPVKDIEDLEKIPEPNWEELRKRVKSIKEPIKRLKDRGYFVTMEGKGSFEATWMLFRGLENTWMDIASEPDLVKKMSRRAVDAVIKLALMVVDECEVDGLWITNDMGTQTAAYFSPKSYQELFKENDRRIVQALHSRGKKVMFHSHGNVMSLFEDFVEAGFDSIDPLDAYDGMDFQFIKEKFGKKVALKGGISCTIGQMKKEDLLKHIQDIVTIGGEERFILSGAGGVPPEMSLENFNAYRDYIHRARRGDYKKS
- a CDS encoding ABC transporter substrate-binding protein, whose product is MKRIIVLSLIVISVLLIAIVPAFAAEKRFDGVTLKVFANSHDPMLKAVKWSIPVVKEKFGIDILMDEAPYGTQFDKAMSAFVAHTGQYDVIVGAHQWTGAWADGGYVIPLDDYIKNDPEFDPSIYVEKAYQINSEWKGIQYALPFNMEGRLMFYRKDIFEKEGFKVPTNLEEWLNIVQSINNNPEYKEKGIWGAVYMYATEQGISYPFETYFQMFDWDSVKTENGFWDDNFQVCIDKPKMVEAFQYWQDRLNDMPPGVESYNLPEAYQFYLDGKAAMTEVWPLTLYGMLLDPANADLRAKTGTADIAIGYPMSGGWGIFICADSKVQDAAWEYIKFMTNAENDLFFFKEFGKGPSAKATYTDDSLKETYGDWLEGQSEAISKAVCFGKIATMSEFYGGNYAVITNQIMTGKLPAEEGVDKLIEELKGILERAGYPQQ
- a CDS encoding carbohydrate ABC transporter permease; this translates as MIEKRLKYYLILPALIIFLGLAIYPLFFALRGSFFIWRYGMPAQFVGLKNYIDLFKSSFAWNALQNTIIYVVLAVFLELIIGLVLAVLMNRELGFFRPVVRTALTIPMFVSPIVVGIIWRMIYNPHYGLFNWLLGTQGFAPTGNEYALFFVVLADVWQWTPFMYVIILAALQSIPPEILEAGEIDGTTGWQKFIHITLPSISYAIVIALTLRFMDATKALDLIYTLTYGGPGGGTETIGFLIFRTAFNDLNIGSATSFAIIFTVVMGILITRFLGWLNRRFEIV
- a CDS encoding carbohydrate ABC transporter permease → MFRPRKKSKKQMVNTAIILVIAVFTILYLLPIYWMGITSFRPEAKSMSWPPNFSPTGLVLDNYRVVFEQKSIFWYIRNSLIASIISVIFSLVIGCIAAFSFAFMRWKAKTKTSLLIWIISLRIMPPIAAAIPLFLIFARLRMIDTFPALILAYTFFNLSFVIWLVYGFFKELPREIVEAGLIDGCSYAKLFTRVVIPLTTPGIMTVTLLTFIASWNEFLFAVKLTAFNTRTIPVLISGFMIDRGLLWGQVSAVGLISIIPVIIVALFIQRYIVSGLTFGAIK
- a CDS encoding uroporphyrinogen decarboxylase family protein, yielding MNSKERIYALLNGQTIDRIPVTPILMAFAARFIGKTYRDYYLDYQVLVDSYLACQKEFHFDMVMAISDPFRETEGYGAVFSYPDNGIPVMKEPLLKTLEDREVNSLPVLDPHQASRMKDRLLAVNAFHQRVSEDIPILGWVEGPFAEAADLRGVQNLMMDIIDQPEQVESLLKIVLETEKKFAEEQIKAGADIIGVGDAAASLLSPSLYKKYVLPFEQELFSSIHQLGAKVKLHICGNTSGLLPYMAHTGADIIDLDFMVNLKEARQYFGSQVCICGNVDPVSVMLEGTPEDVREASLRCIEDAGMPFILSAGCEIPVATPPENLLALCQAVL
- a CDS encoding tyrosine-type recombinase/integrase; the protein is MGKTLKLLTILTWEEYLSEFFIEKRVQGCRERTIQDYKLHLDLFFRTYQGDIDNYHLLCNKVKEYFSTSTIAPATFNIRRAYLKSFFSYLVNVGVLPKNPIDFSKRKDEGRARNVSQDVLIELLKLPDKKTFAGLRDYCLILLTLDTGIRPQEALSLLPKDINLSGLEVTIRKEIAKTKTTRTVPISPLTATHIQKLLKVRLSTWHDNIPVFCSYEGKPFLESSWAHRLKKYSYQLGHSITPYSLRHSFALLYLRNGGNVFTLQRTMGHADLNMTKRYLALTGEDLKREHKTASPINLFNKKRVKNINPK